The following proteins come from a genomic window of Candidatus Bathyarchaeia archaeon:
- a CDS encoding nucleotidyl transferase AbiEii/AbiGii toxin family protein, giving the protein MEKRIPLQRKMKRETHKRVAMLQDVIVETLYRVFPRSILHGGTAIWRCYSGNRFSEDVDAYIERNLEKVERFFGELKKAGFKVLKKGRQKTPFFQRLVLTRPR; this is encoded by the coding sequence ATGGAAAAAAGGATCCCGCTACAAAGGAAAATGAAAAGAGAAACACATAAGAGAGTCGCGATGCTACAGGACGTGATCGTGGAAACCTTATACCGAGTATTTCCCAGAAGCATCCTCCACGGCGGAACCGCGATATGGCGATGCTACTCCGGAAACAGGTTTTCAGAAGATGTAGATGCATACATAGAAAGAAACCTTGAGAAGGTCGAGAGGTTCTTTGGGGAGTTGAAGAAAGCGGGTTTTAAGGTGCTAAAAAAAGGACGACAAAAAACTCCATTTTTTCAACGTTTAGTTTTAACTCGACCGAGGTGA
- a CDS encoding pyruvate carboxyltransferase: MSAPWKTDKWWVSPLNFLEEVRGHVNLPEKVVFHDITLRDGEQQAGIVFTREDKVLVARLLDEVGVQRIEAGMPAVSDEDKAAVEEIANSGLRAEVYCFARCMKRDVELAYECGVDGVVMEIPASDHIIESAYKWPLEKAIQLPVEATRYAYEKGLKVTFFTIDSTRADLNWWFKIIETVAEQGHMDALVVVDTFGVCTPEAIKYFVGKAKERMDKPIEIHCHNDFGLAAINTIAGLSAGAEVAHTTVNAIGERIGNAAFEEVALILEVLYGKRLGLKYEKLYELSKTVEKLSKVSMPPHKPIVGDGAFKVESGIVASWLLEVLDSNPMVLFPFHWTLVGQPPPQIVLGKKSGKDSIAYKLKQMNIPFSDEAALKILMDVKLESIRLKRPLNDEEFQTIIKRHL, from the coding sequence TTGAGTGCGCCGTGGAAGACGGATAAATGGTGGGTTAGCCCATTAAACTTCCTGGAAGAAGTTAGAGGACATGTCAATTTGCCTGAGAAGGTTGTTTTCCATGACATCACCTTGAGGGATGGGGAGCAGCAGGCAGGCATCGTTTTCACAAGGGAGGACAAGGTTCTTGTAGCGCGATTGCTGGACGAGGTGGGTGTTCAAAGGATTGAAGCAGGCATGCCCGCGGTATCCGATGAAGATAAAGCCGCCGTGGAGGAGATCGCCAACTCGGGGCTTAGAGCTGAGGTTTACTGCTTCGCCAGATGCATGAAAAGGGATGTTGAACTCGCCTACGAATGCGGCGTTGACGGCGTGGTGATGGAGATTCCAGCGAGCGATCATATCATTGAATCAGCTTATAAATGGCCGCTGGAGAAGGCGATTCAGCTGCCCGTTGAGGCTACGAGGTACGCTTATGAGAAGGGTTTGAAGGTAACCTTCTTCACCATCGACTCCACGAGGGCAGACCTAAACTGGTGGTTTAAAATCATTGAGACCGTGGCTGAGCAGGGCCACATGGACGCGTTGGTGGTCGTCGACACCTTCGGGGTCTGCACGCCTGAGGCCATCAAATACTTTGTAGGCAAAGCTAAGGAGAGGATGGATAAGCCTATAGAAATTCACTGTCACAACGACTTTGGTTTGGCGGCCATCAACACCATCGCCGGCCTATCGGCTGGCGCGGAGGTAGCTCATACAACGGTGAACGCCATAGGGGAGAGGATTGGCAACGCGGCCTTTGAGGAGGTCGCGTTAATCCTAGAGGTGTTGTATGGTAAGAGGCTTGGTTTGAAATACGAGAAGCTATACGAGCTTTCCAAAACCGTGGAGAAACTCTCAAAGGTGTCCATGCCTCCTCATAAACCCATCGTAGGAGATGGAGCGTTTAAGGTTGAGTCAGGCATCGTGGCATCGTGGCTTTTGGAAGTGTTGGATTCCAATCCAATGGTGTTGTTTCCATTCCACTGGACCCTCGTCGGGCAACCGCCGCCTCAAATCGTCTTGGGGAAGAAGAGCGGCAAGGACTCAATCGCATACAAGTTAAAGCAGATGAACATTCCGTTTTCTGATGAAGCCGCCTTAAAGATCCTGATGGATGTGAAGCTTGAGTCGATAAGGTTGAAGCGTCCCCTCAACGATGAGGAGTTTCAAACCATAATAAAGAGGCATTTGTAG